One region of candidate division WOR-1 bacterium RIFOXYB2_FULL_36_35 genomic DNA includes:
- a CDS encoding elongation factor 4: MDIKKIRNFSIIAHIDHGKSTIADRLLEFTGTIDKRNMKEQVLDTMDLERERGITIKAQAIKMEYKGYTINLIDTPGHVDFSYEVSRSLAACEGAILIVDATQGIEAQTLANSYLALNSNLTIIPVINKIDLPNAEIEKVTEELQNVFGFKKEEIVLASAKEGIGMEDILESIIKKIPPPQGDEKAPLQALIFDSHYDSYKGVIAYIRIVNGILKTGTKIKMMGTGANYEVIEIGTLRLGFVKKEELTPGEVGYIISGVKNVKECRVGDTITYEKNMAKEPLPGYKPIKSMVFCGFYPINQGDFEHLAEALEKLQLNDAALFFEKETSVALGFGFRCGFLGLLHLEIVQERLEREHNIELIATAPNVIYKISLKNKEPIFIDNPAQFPSPSEIESIEEPYCKLTIFTPSEYIGKLMEITMDKRGEYKGIEYLDPSRAMIHYEIPLSELVSDYHDIMKSASRGYASMDYEPIGYKKADLVKMDVLLNEEPVDALSTIVHREKAYYKGKALVEKLKEVIPRHQFQVPIQASIGSKVIARETKPALRKDVLQKCYGGDVTRKRKLLEKQKEGKKRMKRVGTVDIPQEAFMAVLKIGSGK; the protein is encoded by the coding sequence ATGGATATAAAAAAGATTCGCAATTTTTCAATTATAGCTCACATAGATCATGGTAAATCAACTATCGCCGACAGGCTTCTTGAGTTTACAGGAACCATAGACAAAAGAAATATGAAGGAACAGGTTCTTGATACAATGGACCTGGAGCGAGAACGTGGAATTACCATCAAAGCTCAAGCAATTAAAATGGAATACAAAGGTTATACCATCAATCTGATAGATACCCCTGGACATGTAGATTTTTCTTATGAGGTATCCCGTTCACTGGCCGCCTGCGAAGGAGCAATACTAATAGTTGACGCCACCCAAGGAATAGAAGCCCAAACTTTGGCAAATTCATATCTTGCCCTAAACAGCAACTTAACAATAATCCCTGTCATTAATAAAATAGATCTTCCAAACGCAGAAATAGAAAAAGTAACTGAGGAATTGCAAAATGTATTCGGCTTTAAAAAAGAAGAGATTGTTCTTGCAAGCGCAAAAGAAGGGATTGGAATGGAAGATATTTTAGAATCCATCATAAAAAAAATACCCCCTCCCCAAGGAGACGAGAAAGCCCCTTTGCAAGCGCTAATCTTTGACTCCCATTATGATAGCTACAAGGGTGTAATCGCCTATATAAGAATAGTAAACGGAATTCTCAAAACTGGCACAAAAATTAAAATGATGGGGACGGGAGCAAATTATGAGGTGATAGAGATTGGAACTCTGCGGTTGGGTTTTGTAAAAAAAGAAGAGCTTACCCCGGGAGAAGTCGGCTACATAATTTCCGGCGTAAAAAATGTCAAAGAATGTAGGGTGGGAGATACAATAACCTATGAAAAAAACATGGCAAAAGAACCTCTCCCCGGATACAAACCGATAAAATCTATGGTTTTTTGCGGTTTTTATCCTATAAACCAAGGCGATTTTGAACATTTAGCAGAAGCTCTTGAAAAATTACAATTAAATGATGCCGCCCTCTTTTTTGAAAAAGAGACTTCCGTCGCTTTGGGGTTCGGTTTCCGGTGTGGATTTTTGGGACTTCTACATTTAGAAATTGTTCAAGAGAGACTTGAACGCGAACACAATATAGAGTTAATAGCGACAGCTCCAAATGTGATATATAAGATAAGTTTAAAAAACAAAGAGCCAATATTTATAGATAATCCGGCACAATTCCCCTCCCCTTCAGAAATAGAAAGCATTGAAGAGCCTTACTGCAAACTGACAATTTTTACGCCAAGTGAATACATAGGAAAACTTATGGAGATCACCATGGATAAGCGAGGAGAATATAAAGGGATCGAATATCTCGATCCTTCAAGAGCAATGATCCATTATGAGATCCCGTTGTCAGAATTGGTCTCAGATTACCATGATATTATGAAATCGGCCTCCCGAGGATACGCGTCTATGGACTATGAGCCGATCGGTTACAAAAAAGCAGATCTTGTTAAAATGGATGTCCTGCTGAATGAAGAACCTGTCGATGCCCTGTCTACCATAGTACATAGAGAAAAAGCGTATTACAAAGGGAAAGCTCTTGTAGAAAAACTAAAAGAGGTAATCCCCCGCCACCAATTTCAAGTCCCCATTCAAGCCTCAATCGGAAGCAAAGTGATTGCTCGTGAAACAAAACCAGCATTAAGAAAAGATGTCCTTCAAAAATGCTATGGAGGAGATGTAACCAGAAAAAGAAAACTTCTTGAAAAACAAAAAGAAGGGAAAAAAAGGATGAAGCGCGTAGGAACGGTTGATATTCCTCAGGAAGCATTTATGGCAGTCTTAAAAATAGGGAGCGGAAAGTAA